A region from the Paraburkholderia youngii genome encodes:
- a CDS encoding entericidin A/B family lipoprotein: MMKNMNRITLLRRFALGTLAGLLLGLAGCNTVHGFGQDMSHLGNSISNHAEK, translated from the coding sequence ATGATGAAGAACATGAATCGCATCACTCTATTGCGCCGCTTCGCACTCGGCACGCTCGCCGGGCTTCTGCTCGGCCTCGCCGGATGCAACACGGTGCACGGATTCGGCCAGGACATGTCGCACCTCGGCAATTCGATCAGCAATCACGCTGAGAAATAA